The Gymnodinialimonas sp. 57CJ19 genome includes a window with the following:
- a CDS encoding cation-translocating P-type ATPase: MPSDPHFHDHTQTGHTHGESCCGSDKPVNTSPAPAPSSGRSFQVSGLDCAEEVSILNKVVGPKVGGAEHLAFDVINGRMTVLDSAKTISDSYVAELVASTGMTAKPWDAERASVDQAEHLARQRLFTFLSGGFWAAGFIWHVVETGLGGAVGLFSGHGEAPMPLIEVAFFAIAILCGVWLVAPKAWSSARRFSPDMNLLMVVAVAGAIGLGEFFEAATVAFFFSLSLFLESWSVGRARNAVSALLDLAPPTARVIRDDGTELDMPAAKVVVGDRFVVRGGDRIPLDGEVTSGMGAVDQAPITGESALVPKETGDDVYAGTINGEGTLTVRATKLASDTVLAKITRMVGDAHARRAPVEQWVTKFARIYTPIVMVLAIAIAVLPPLIAGGAWDYWFYNALVLLVIACPCALVISTPVSIVAALAASARVGVLIKGGAYVEAPGRTTALAMDKTGTITMGEPEVASVHPLGTATAKDLIEMAAGLEARSSHPLARAILARAEVDGVTVSAAEDTRTVPGRGLEGRAAGRSIWLGSDRFAEEKGFSSSIPKDIRDRIEGAGSTLVAVGDETGVIGLLELRDRIRPDAKGIVAQLHAQGVKTIVMLTGDNERTARAVAAEVGIDEVRAELLPEDKVKAIEELVETHDMVAMIGDGVNDAPAMARAHYAIAMGAVGSDAAIETADIALMTDDIAKVPWLIGHSRRAMSIIRQNIAISLATKALFVGLTAFGMASMWGAIAADVGVSLVVVANALRLLNAGERKQPPAGGKRVGAKMAKGALAPGQ; encoded by the coding sequence ATGCCGTCCGACCCACATTTTCACGATCATACTCAGACTGGCCACACGCACGGCGAAAGCTGTTGCGGAAGTGACAAGCCCGTTAACACGTCGCCTGCACCAGCTCCGTCGTCGGGACGCAGCTTTCAGGTGTCTGGTCTCGACTGCGCTGAGGAAGTCTCAATCCTCAACAAGGTAGTTGGCCCCAAAGTGGGCGGGGCCGAGCATCTAGCCTTCGATGTCATCAATGGGCGAATGACCGTTTTGGACAGTGCCAAGACGATATCGGACTCGTATGTCGCAGAGTTGGTCGCAAGTACCGGCATGACAGCCAAACCGTGGGATGCCGAAAGGGCATCGGTCGATCAGGCTGAACACCTTGCCCGCCAAAGATTGTTCACGTTCCTCAGCGGAGGCTTCTGGGCCGCAGGCTTTATCTGGCACGTGGTTGAAACCGGTTTGGGCGGAGCTGTCGGGCTCTTTTCCGGCCATGGCGAAGCGCCGATGCCGTTGATCGAGGTTGCGTTCTTTGCAATCGCGATCCTATGCGGCGTCTGGCTCGTGGCGCCGAAGGCGTGGTCCTCGGCGCGGCGGTTCTCGCCCGACATGAACCTGCTGATGGTCGTCGCAGTTGCAGGTGCCATTGGACTTGGTGAGTTCTTCGAGGCGGCGACAGTCGCGTTCTTCTTTTCCCTGTCTCTCTTCCTTGAGAGTTGGAGCGTCGGACGAGCAAGGAATGCTGTCTCCGCACTTCTTGATCTCGCGCCGCCAACCGCGCGGGTGATCCGCGATGACGGCACAGAGTTGGACATGCCAGCGGCAAAAGTGGTTGTGGGCGACCGCTTTGTGGTGCGTGGTGGCGACCGTATTCCGCTTGATGGAGAGGTCACATCCGGGATGGGAGCCGTCGATCAGGCTCCGATCACCGGTGAAAGCGCGCTGGTGCCGAAGGAAACCGGGGATGACGTTTATGCTGGCACGATTAACGGTGAAGGCACACTGACGGTGCGCGCCACCAAGTTGGCATCTGACACGGTGCTGGCCAAGATCACGCGTATGGTTGGCGATGCCCATGCGCGCCGCGCGCCGGTAGAACAATGGGTCACGAAATTCGCACGCATCTACACGCCCATCGTGATGGTGTTGGCGATCGCGATTGCAGTTCTCCCGCCGCTCATCGCAGGCGGGGCGTGGGACTACTGGTTCTACAACGCGCTTGTCCTTCTGGTTATTGCCTGCCCGTGTGCGCTGGTGATCTCGACGCCTGTGTCCATTGTCGCGGCACTTGCCGCATCGGCTCGGGTTGGGGTGCTCATCAAGGGTGGGGCTTATGTCGAAGCGCCCGGCCGTACGACGGCGCTGGCGATGGACAAGACTGGAACGATCACCATGGGCGAGCCTGAAGTGGCGTCCGTGCATCCGTTGGGCACCGCGACGGCCAAGGATCTGATCGAGATGGCCGCAGGTCTTGAGGCGCGATCCTCGCACCCTTTGGCGCGTGCCATTCTTGCGCGGGCCGAGGTCGACGGTGTCACGGTGTCCGCCGCTGAAGATACCCGCACGGTGCCGGGTCGTGGGCTTGAAGGGCGCGCAGCTGGCCGTTCGATCTGGCTAGGCTCTGACCGCTTCGCGGAGGAGAAGGGGTTCAGCAGTTCTATCCCAAAAGACATCCGCGACCGGATTGAAGGCGCCGGAAGCACGCTCGTCGCCGTGGGCGATGAAACGGGTGTGATTGGACTGCTGGAGCTGCGTGACCGTATCCGTCCCGACGCCAAAGGCATCGTGGCGCAGCTTCACGCACAGGGCGTGAAAACCATCGTCATGCTGACGGGCGACAACGAGCGTACCGCGCGGGCCGTGGCCGCCGAGGTGGGTATCGACGAGGTGCGCGCCGAGCTTCTGCCCGAAGACAAAGTGAAAGCCATCGAAGAGCTGGTCGAAACCCACGACATGGTGGCCATGATCGGCGACGGCGTGAACGACGCACCCGCCATGGCGCGGGCGCATTACGCGATTGCCATGGGTGCCGTCGGCTCGGACGCCGCGATCGAGACGGCGGATATCGCGCTTATGACCGACGATATCGCCAAGGTGCCTTGGCTTATCGGCCATTCGCGCCGGGCGATGTCGATCATCCGCCAGAACATAGCGATTTCGCTGGCAACCAAGGCGCTGTTTGTCGGGCTGACGGCCTTCGGGATGGCGTCCATGTGGGGGGCTATCGCCGCGGATGTCGGTGTGTCGCTGGTCGTCGTTGCCAATGCCCTGCGGCTTCTGAATGCCGGGGAACGCAAGCAGCCCCCTGCCGGTGGAAAGCGGGTCGGCGCGAAGATGGCCAAGGGGGCCTTGGCGCCGGGACAATAA
- a CDS encoding TRAP transporter small permease subunit encodes MRIFDVLEKIIHSIGVGTAWLTVVPIAFFTGLQMLDRKLHLGVSSYLPDFSTSLLFILIFMTFGFTYLRDGHVRVDVFRRKWPPRRLAWIELGGCLLVLLPLAAILTYYGWDGLMRTTQFADTDIWARRVAAVIGPVVLGLAGLIVIVRNVAFLRGRRDSLSPLSQEDLPHGD; translated from the coding sequence ATGCGCATATTCGACGTGCTGGAAAAGATCATCCATTCGATAGGTGTGGGGACCGCTTGGTTGACAGTGGTCCCCATCGCATTTTTTACCGGCCTGCAAATGCTTGATCGCAAGCTACACCTTGGGGTGTCGTCATACCTTCCGGATTTTTCGACGTCCTTGCTGTTCATCCTGATCTTCATGACATTCGGGTTCACCTATTTGCGGGACGGTCATGTGCGCGTGGACGTATTCCGAAGGAAGTGGCCGCCACGCCGCTTGGCTTGGATCGAGCTTGGTGGCTGCCTTCTCGTGCTTTTGCCCCTCGCGGCCATCCTCACCTACTACGGCTGGGATGGGCTGATGCGGACAACGCAATTCGCGGACACCGACATTTGGGCAAGGCGCGTTGCCGCCGTGATCGGTCCCGTGGTTCTGGGCTTGGCCGGGCTTATCGTCATTGTCCGAAACGTCGCGTTCCTGCGGGGCAGGCGCGATAGCCTTTCCCCGCTGTCCCAAGAAGATCTTCCCCATGGAGACTGA
- a CDS encoding TRAP transporter large permease subunit has product METEFLAIAMLGILALGVFSGFPVALVLTATGFLAFVGAVWMGVTDFNHLGLIYLRVRGILTNEGVQFTTVPLLIFLGLVLNASGISSTLFRTLGQALRWLPGHYAIATLLIGLILAPAAGVIGASVVTVALVAYAPMLRAGYSASVAGSAVAASGALGVVFPPAVLLFFVANVFQLRISLMYSALVIPVLILVFFFSVYFAVTLRGRIDISLSDDAKPTLRDVVSSIMAIAVIAAIPLSIMGGIATLSEAAGVGVFGALLVMVVRGRMTFDRLNKTIVQAASMTSMVFFIVVGASIFSLSFNLLEGGQLLLAWINGFDLGRWATLGMLLGVILVLGFVFDWIEILLVFLPIFLPLFAQLDFSDHVGSEYFSQVWLAGLIALALQTSFLTPPFGYALFFAKMAAPPSVNLADIYRGAGPLVVIEVALIALLVWRPELITWLPQLVLSRSNSPLIN; this is encoded by the coding sequence ATGGAGACTGAATTTCTGGCCATCGCCATGCTGGGTATTCTGGCGCTAGGCGTGTTCAGCGGCTTCCCCGTGGCTTTGGTTCTGACGGCGACCGGGTTTCTTGCCTTTGTCGGCGCGGTCTGGATGGGTGTCACCGATTTCAATCACCTTGGTCTGATCTATCTTCGTGTGCGTGGCATCCTGACGAACGAAGGGGTGCAATTCACCACCGTGCCGCTCCTGATCTTTCTGGGGCTGGTTTTGAACGCCAGCGGCATTTCATCAACCCTGTTTCGAACACTGGGGCAAGCGCTAAGGTGGCTCCCCGGTCACTACGCCATTGCCACCTTGTTGATTGGCCTGATCCTGGCCCCTGCCGCGGGTGTCATCGGAGCTTCCGTCGTGACCGTGGCGCTGGTGGCCTACGCCCCGATGTTGCGCGCAGGGTATTCCGCGTCAGTGGCGGGATCGGCCGTGGCGGCGTCCGGCGCGTTGGGCGTCGTCTTCCCTCCGGCGGTCCTGCTGTTCTTCGTGGCCAATGTCTTTCAGCTTCGCATCTCGTTGATGTACTCGGCGTTGGTCATCCCAGTCCTTATCTTGGTATTCTTCTTTTCCGTCTATTTTGCCGTCACGCTGAGAGGGCGCATCGACATCTCACTTTCGGACGACGCAAAGCCGACCCTGCGGGATGTGGTGTCCTCGATCATGGCGATTGCGGTGATCGCCGCCATTCCCCTCAGTATCATGGGCGGGATTGCGACCCTGTCCGAGGCTGCCGGTGTTGGGGTTTTTGGTGCGCTGTTGGTCATGGTGGTTCGCGGTCGCATGACGTTTGATCGTCTGAACAAGACGATTGTGCAGGCGGCGTCCATGACCTCGATGGTGTTCTTCATCGTGGTGGGCGCATCAATCTTTTCACTCAGCTTCAATCTGCTGGAGGGTGGCCAGCTTCTGCTTGCGTGGATCAATGGATTTGACCTTGGACGTTGGGCGACCCTTGGCATGTTGTTGGGCGTCATTCTTGTGCTGGGGTTTGTGTTCGACTGGATCGAGATTCTGCTCGTGTTCCTACCGATCTTCCTTCCTTTGTTCGCACAGCTGGATTTCTCCGATCATGTTGGGTCAGAGTATTTCTCGCAGGTCTGGTTGGCTGGTCTGATCGCATTGGCGCTTCAGACTTCATTTCTCACACCGCCGTTCGGATATGCGCTGTTCTTCGCCAAGATGGCGGCGCCACCAAGCGTTAATCTGGCCGATATCTATCGCGGCGCGGGACCACTCGTGGTCATCGAAGTCGCACTGATCGCCTTGCTGGTATGGCGACCTGAATTGATCACATGGCTGCCGCAACTTGTTCTTTCGCGATCAAACTCGCCTTTGATCAACTAG
- a CDS encoding L,D-transpeptidase family protein — protein MKRRIFLLGTITAFLSGCASRFRDYDGPQVTRLRMYKNERLLILDGVEGELRRFPIGLGFAPVGHKQFEGDGRTPEGAYIIDRRNPNSEFHLSIGISYPNEADIAFAESHGRSPGGDIFIHGGPRRGIDPMNVRDWTAGCPSVTDRQIEHVYAMVQDGTPIDIYP, from the coding sequence ATGAAACGCCGCATCTTCCTTTTGGGTACGATCACCGCATTTCTGTCCGGCTGCGCAAGCAGGTTCCGGGACTACGATGGACCGCAGGTCACACGGCTCAGAATGTACAAGAATGAGCGTTTGCTTATCCTTGACGGGGTGGAGGGTGAATTGCGGAGGTTCCCGATCGGGCTTGGTTTCGCGCCCGTGGGTCACAAACAGTTCGAAGGCGATGGCCGTACACCCGAGGGGGCGTACATTATCGACCGCCGCAATCCGAACAGCGAATTCCATCTATCCATCGGTATCTCCTACCCGAATGAGGCGGACATTGCGTTTGCTGAGTCGCACGGTCGTTCGCCCGGTGGAGATATCTTCATCCATGGCGGTCCGCGGCGCGGAATTGACCCGATGAATGTCCGCGATTGGACGGCAGGCTGCCCTTCTGTAACGGATCGGCAGATCGAGCATGTCTACGCCATGGTTCAGGACGGTACACCTATCGACATCTATCCCTGA
- a CDS encoding ZIP family metal transporter, which produces METVSPIMLGFLGSLAAGSLTAVGALPVLFGRVPSRATRDLSLGFAAGVMLAASFFSLIIPALDAADIRFESEAAPAAIVCLAILLGMGAVALMNEKLPHEHFSTGREGPEGASLRRVWLFIIAITIHNFPEGLAVGVGFGSGGIEGGMPLAIGIGLQNAPEGLAVAVALLGEGYPKWRAWGIAALTGMVEPIGGLLGAGIITLSEPLLPWGLAFAAGAMLYVISHEIIPETHRSGHQNKATLGLAVGLVLMLFLDVYLG; this is translated from the coding sequence ATGGAAACTGTCTCCCCAATAATGCTCGGCTTCCTAGGAAGTCTCGCTGCGGGATCACTCACCGCTGTTGGCGCCCTGCCCGTGTTGTTCGGTCGTGTTCCATCGCGGGCCACCCGTGATCTTTCGCTCGGGTTCGCGGCAGGCGTGATGCTTGCGGCTTCGTTCTTCTCACTGATCATTCCCGCCTTGGACGCAGCTGATATCCGGTTCGAAAGTGAGGCAGCGCCTGCAGCCATCGTTTGCCTCGCGATCCTGCTTGGGATGGGCGCGGTCGCCCTGATGAACGAAAAGCTCCCGCACGAGCATTTCAGCACCGGTCGCGAAGGGCCCGAAGGAGCATCCCTCCGGCGGGTTTGGCTCTTCATCATCGCGATCACGATCCACAACTTCCCCGAGGGGCTTGCAGTTGGCGTCGGGTTCGGGTCCGGCGGTATCGAAGGCGGCATGCCTCTTGCCATTGGCATTGGCCTACAGAACGCACCCGAAGGTCTGGCCGTCGCCGTGGCCTTGCTTGGAGAGGGCTATCCCAAGTGGCGCGCGTGGGGCATCGCGGCGCTCACCGGCATGGTCGAACCCATTGGCGGATTGCTTGGGGCAGGCATCATTACGCTGTCAGAGCCGCTGTTACCGTGGGGATTGGCCTTTGCCGCGGGCGCGATGCTTTATGTGATAAGCCACGAGATCATCCCTGAAACCCATCGCAGCGGCCATCAGAACAAGGCGACGCTCGGCCTTGCGGTAGGCCTCGTGCTCATGCTGTTCTTGGATGTCTACCTCGGGTAA
- a CDS encoding M23 family metallopeptidase, protein MKLRVVAAGLVIMVAVSGGAIFATGALSREPVPTGLEEASLWLPEPPTLPDTLGGGAVRFATVQSESARDQLPLPLLQAPTIDAQPPVIQPPLSTWSRDIAPGETLDVVLADSGMAASDRASVALAIGAEYDLRRLRPGHSLTVVSTMDGGPRTVTLAVEDGVRIEAVFGTEMITQVIAPETEVVTVAGEAIISTSMFAALDEAGIPARFAVDLAQMLGGTVDFRREMAGGERLRLLWREARVGEDRIGQPDLTFAALEIAGSLYEVVWPDDASGQATIYVDGDVLRVFAQPVVGARLSSVFGRRTHPVFGNVRMHTGVDFAAAHGTPVQSTAPGRVSFIGWRNGYGRVVEIAHGPDIMTRYAHLSTVPESIAEGQRVAAGEMIGRVGETGTTTAPNLHYEVLVNGLPTDPLVDDRLADAADPEADNAAALSRLAEARARMEESFSPGVATSASERL, encoded by the coding sequence ATGAAGCTGAGAGTTGTAGCGGCGGGCTTGGTAATTATGGTTGCTGTCTCAGGGGGCGCGATTTTCGCTACTGGTGCCTTATCAAGGGAACCAGTCCCGACAGGTCTGGAAGAAGCCTCCTTGTGGCTACCCGAGCCTCCCACGCTGCCCGACACTTTAGGTGGTGGGGCAGTTCGTTTCGCAACGGTGCAATCCGAGAGTGCGCGCGATCAACTCCCCCTGCCCCTTTTGCAGGCCCCAACCATCGACGCGCAGCCGCCAGTGATCCAACCTCCTCTGTCGACTTGGTCCCGTGACATCGCACCCGGCGAAACGCTTGATGTCGTACTGGCCGACTCAGGGATGGCGGCGTCCGACCGGGCATCAGTCGCCTTGGCAATCGGCGCTGAATACGATCTGCGACGGCTTCGGCCCGGCCATTCGCTCACGGTCGTCTCAACCATGGACGGCGGCCCGCGGACGGTGACCCTGGCCGTTGAGGACGGTGTGAGGATCGAAGCAGTTTTTGGAACTGAGATGATCACGCAAGTTATCGCCCCGGAGACGGAAGTTGTGACGGTAGCCGGTGAAGCGATTATTTCGACCTCAATGTTCGCCGCGCTCGACGAAGCTGGCATTCCCGCCCGTTTTGCAGTTGACCTCGCTCAGATGTTGGGCGGCACCGTGGATTTTCGCCGAGAGATGGCTGGTGGAGAAAGGCTCCGCCTGCTGTGGCGCGAGGCGCGTGTTGGCGAAGATCGGATCGGCCAGCCGGACCTTACCTTCGCTGCGTTGGAAATCGCGGGGAGCCTCTATGAGGTTGTCTGGCCAGATGATGCCAGCGGACAGGCGACAATCTATGTCGATGGCGACGTGCTTCGCGTTTTCGCGCAGCCCGTCGTGGGCGCACGGTTGAGCTCCGTCTTCGGGCGTCGCACGCATCCGGTCTTTGGCAACGTAAGAATGCATACGGGCGTGGACTTTGCGGCGGCGCACGGGACGCCTGTGCAATCGACCGCGCCAGGACGCGTAAGCTTCATCGGATGGCGAAACGGTTATGGCCGTGTGGTCGAGATAGCCCACGGTCCCGACATCATGACGCGCTACGCGCATCTCAGCACTGTGCCTGAAAGCATCGCAGAGGGTCAGCGCGTCGCCGCCGGAGAAATGATTGGGCGCGTTGGAGAGACCGGCACTACCACGGCACCGAACCTTCATTACGAGGTGCTCGTAAACGGCCTTCCAACGGATCCTCTTGTCGACGATCGGCTGGCGGACGCGGCTGACCCCGAAGCGGATAACGCCGCAGCGCTGTCACGCCTCGCTGAGGCCCGCGCACGTATGGAAGAAAGCTTTAGTCCCGGGGTTGCCACTTCAGCTTCCGAAAGGCTCTGA
- a CDS encoding SCO family protein, with protein MQRTRALGYGAVAAAAVGMMLLVGWWQVDGPGAAEPIGQRPLPLSEMAFSLTDHEGNDVGPETLLGNPTMAFFGFTYCPDVCPTTLSDISGWLDALGDEAASLNVIFITVDPERDTVAAMAEYVSYFHPAIRGWTGPEEQIARAAEGFRAVIERVPTDSGDYTMNHTASVFLFNAEGQFVTTIDYHEARDFALPKIRRALHQEMEETT; from the coding sequence ATGCAGCGTACGCGCGCTTTGGGCTATGGCGCAGTGGCTGCTGCGGCTGTTGGCATGATGCTTCTCGTGGGTTGGTGGCAAGTCGACGGCCCCGGCGCAGCGGAACCGATAGGGCAGCGCCCATTGCCTTTGTCAGAGATGGCGTTCAGCCTGACCGACCATGAGGGCAACGACGTCGGACCGGAGACCCTTCTCGGCAATCCCACTATGGCCTTTTTCGGATTCACATATTGCCCAGATGTCTGCCCGACCACTCTTTCCGATATCTCTGGCTGGCTTGACGCGTTGGGCGATGAGGCAGCGTCGCTGAACGTGATCTTCATCACGGTCGACCCCGAGCGGGATACCGTCGCCGCAATGGCGGAGTACGTCAGCTATTTCCACCCGGCAATCCGCGGCTGGACAGGTCCGGAAGAGCAGATCGCACGGGCGGCAGAGGGTTTCCGTGCAGTCATTGAGAGAGTGCCGACCGATAGCGGAGACTACACGATGAACCATACCGCCAGCGTGTTTCTATTCAACGCCGAAGGGCAATTCGTCACCACAATCGACTACCACGAGGCAAGAGACTTCGCGCTGCCAAAGATCCGCCGCGCACTGCACCAAGAAATGGAAGAAACGACATGA
- a CDS encoding copper chaperone PCu(A)C, producing MKKILFTGAVTVLLSFAGATMPALADADDIVIDGAWARASIGMNRPGAAYVTIRNTGAEPVTVTGLSTPLAMMPAIHETRTSAEGVSSMTPTDEITIAPGESVALEPGGLHVMLMQLQEPMVEGETFPLTLIFEDGGEATVDVSILGFAARGPEG from the coding sequence ATGAAAAAGATCCTGTTCACGGGCGCGGTGACGGTGCTTTTGTCATTCGCGGGCGCAACGATGCCTGCGCTGGCCGATGCAGATGATATCGTCATCGACGGCGCTTGGGCACGGGCGTCCATCGGAATGAACCGTCCCGGTGCCGCCTATGTGACGATCCGCAACACCGGCGCAGAGCCGGTGACGGTGACCGGCCTTTCGACCCCACTGGCCATGATGCCAGCGATTCATGAAACGAGAACGAGCGCCGAGGGCGTCAGTAGCATGACACCCACCGACGAGATCACCATAGCACCGGGTGAAAGCGTGGCACTGGAACCCGGTGGCCTGCACGTCATGTTAATGCAATTGCAGGAGCCCATGGTCGAAGGGGAGACGTTTCCATTAACTCTGATCTTCGAAGATGGCGGTGAAGCGACGGTCGATGTTTCGATCCTTGGCTTCGCGGCGCGCGGACCGGAAGGTTGA
- a CDS encoding thioredoxin domain-containing protein, with protein MNRRSLILSVLAVSVAGFGGATWFATRPGPIVETEPLAPELAEAMIRPYSPILGPEEAPVTIVEFFDPACEACRAFHPIVKDIMAEHGDAVRVVIRYTPFHGEASEEAIRVLEAARMQGVFEPVLEAVLREQPNWASHGAPSPGRLLQIAATAGLDAEAARMQMLSPGVVAILNQDRADVETVGIRQTPTFFVNGISPDPFGEAELRRLVAAQVAAAQS; from the coding sequence ATGAACCGACGCAGCCTAATCCTGTCCGTTCTCGCTGTAAGCGTTGCCGGTTTCGGCGGTGCGACCTGGTTTGCAACAAGGCCCGGTCCCATTGTCGAGACTGAGCCCCTAGCACCGGAACTGGCAGAGGCCATGATCCGCCCCTACTCACCCATCCTTGGACCCGAAGAGGCTCCTGTCACGATCGTGGAATTCTTCGATCCCGCCTGCGAGGCATGCCGCGCCTTTCATCCAATCGTAAAAGACATCATGGCCGAGCATGGTGACGCCGTCCGTGTCGTAATTCGGTACACACCGTTCCATGGAGAAGCTTCCGAGGAAGCAATACGGGTGCTGGAAGCGGCCCGTATGCAGGGGGTTTTTGAACCGGTTCTCGAAGCTGTCTTGCGCGAACAACCAAACTGGGCCTCCCACGGAGCACCTTCACCCGGCCGCCTTCTACAGATCGCCGCGACGGCCGGGCTCGATGCCGAGGCCGCGCGCATGCAAATGCTGTCGCCCGGTGTCGTGGCCATCCTGAACCAAGATCGTGCCGACGTTGAAACCGTCGGCATTCGTCAGACTCCGACCTTTTTCGTGAACGGCATTTCGCCTGATCCGTTCGGTGAGGCGGAATTGCGACGGTTGGTTGCGGCGCAAGTCGCTGCAGCGCAGAGCTGA
- a CDS encoding disulfide bond formation protein B — MKPLTGETALGLAWIIAVVASLAVLFIGEVLGQTPCVLCWFQRAFMFPLAIILGLGLWWRDTQVGRYGIALAIGGGAIALWHMGLYAGLIPERIQPCTATGPSCTDDNQLVFGIPIPLMALVAFTFIGLLLAFSLKDTRT, encoded by the coding sequence ATGAAACCTCTGACCGGAGAAACCGCCCTCGGGCTGGCTTGGATCATTGCCGTCGTAGCCTCGCTTGCCGTGCTTTTCATCGGTGAAGTGTTGGGGCAGACACCCTGCGTGCTGTGCTGGTTCCAGCGCGCCTTCATGTTCCCGCTGGCTATCATCCTTGGCCTCGGCCTCTGGTGGCGGGACACGCAGGTCGGCCGATACGGCATCGCACTGGCAATTGGAGGCGGTGCAATCGCACTTTGGCATATGGGGCTCTACGCCGGGCTGATCCCAGAGCGCATCCAACCCTGCACGGCCACCGGCCCCTCTTGCACTGACGACAACCAATTGGTTTTCGGCATTCCCATCCCCCTGATGGCGCTTGTCGCCTTCACTTTCATCGGACTGCTGTTAGCCTTTTCTCTTAAGGACACACGAACATGA
- a CDS encoding SCO family protein: MVAVSAIAAAWLMLWPDLRDDRSQPATGPAFYADFELTDHRGMVQQDEYFEGRWMLVFFGFINCPDICPTTLSEVAYVMEGLGDDAADVQPLFISIDPARDTTTALSEFVPLFDANIIGLTGTPDQIAATSETFPIFFERIEEAAAPDGYTMGHTSHLFLFDPEAGFATSWPYGTTAEDILADLQDIMEAR; encoded by the coding sequence TTGGTGGCTGTCTCGGCGATCGCAGCGGCATGGCTGATGCTCTGGCCAGATCTTCGGGATGATCGCTCACAGCCTGCGACTGGGCCTGCGTTCTACGCCGATTTTGAGCTGACAGATCACCGCGGGATGGTGCAGCAAGATGAGTACTTTGAGGGACGCTGGATGTTGGTCTTTTTCGGCTTCATCAACTGTCCAGACATCTGCCCGACGACGCTGTCCGAAGTCGCATATGTGATGGAAGGCCTGGGTGACGACGCGGCAGACGTGCAGCCGCTATTCATTTCGATCGACCCTGCGCGGGATACGACGACCGCGCTCTCCGAATTTGTTCCGCTGTTCGACGCTAACATCATCGGTCTTACCGGCACGCCGGATCAGATCGCTGCGACATCGGAGACCTTCCCGATCTTCTTTGAGCGCATCGAAGAAGCGGCCGCACCTGACGGCTACACCATGGGACACACATCGCATTTGTTCCTGTTCGACCCGGAGGCTGGTTTCGCGACCTCTTGGCCCTACGGAACGACCGCCGAAGATATCCTCGCCGATCTGCAAGACATAATGGAGGCCAGATGA
- a CDS encoding helix-turn-helix domain-containing protein: protein MLTIGTLAKKTGTKVQTIRYYEQIGLMPEPGRTEGGQRRYSEAELDRLSFIRHSRQLGFSLDAIRELLDLSDDPNRSCEDADAIARRQLKQVEQRMARLKALRAELKRMVHECSGGKSADCRVLEVLRDHSECLTEHNEIGA from the coding sequence ATGCTCACGATCGGAACCTTGGCGAAGAAAACCGGCACGAAGGTGCAGACCATCCGTTATTACGAGCAGATCGGGCTGATGCCAGAGCCGGGCCGGACAGAAGGTGGCCAGAGGCGTTACAGCGAGGCAGAGCTTGACCGTCTGTCGTTCATCCGCCATTCGCGGCAACTCGGGTTTTCGCTCGACGCGATCCGTGAGTTGCTCGATCTCAGCGACGACCCCAACAGGTCTTGCGAGGACGCTGATGCCATCGCACGCCGCCAGCTTAAGCAGGTGGAGCAGCGCATGGCACGCCTGAAGGCGTTGCGTGCCGAACTCAAACGCATGGTGCATGAATGCAGCGGCGGTAAGAGCGCCGATTGCCGAGTGCTGGAGGTGCTGCGCGATCACTCCGAGTGCCTGACCGAACATAATGAAATTGGTGCCTAG
- a CDS encoding YnfA family protein, giving the protein MPAALVYPLAALAEIAGCFAIWSWWRLGASPAWLLPGIGALVVFGWLLAQVETVAAGRAYAAYGGVYIAASVLWMWLAEGQRPDRWDVLGTVVCLMGAAIILGALRSG; this is encoded by the coding sequence ATGCCCGCCGCGTTGGTCTATCCGCTGGCCGCCTTGGCCGAAATCGCGGGGTGTTTCGCCATCTGGAGCTGGTGGCGGTTGGGCGCGTCTCCGGCATGGCTTTTGCCTGGTATTGGAGCGCTGGTGGTTTTCGGTTGGCTTCTGGCGCAAGTCGAAACGGTCGCCGCGGGCCGCGCCTACGCAGCGTATGGCGGGGTCTACATTGCAGCGTCGGTGTTGTGGATGTGGTTGGCAGAGGGTCAGAGGCCCGACAGATGGGACGTTCTTGGCACTGTTGTTTGCCTGATGGGTGCCGCGATCATTCTTGGTGCCCTGCGGAGCGGTTGA